From Marinobacter alexandrii, one genomic window encodes:
- a CDS encoding heparinase II/III family protein, whose product MKRKAFWTTLLLSTLMNHKSLAQPIPSNSVIPVDELANYLNESARKEFSDFRDSTLAMYFREKFSERFFYDYRSFGDRLLNYNTIFKNQQNHKKRALDHIGKYNDSTQWILPFNYSNGDPVNAYALRHLARQHKMVDIAFFYFNEKRDPELIKYFENQMQSLNAALQAKKYETIEDGNGVYEAFRSGYRILNWLWIHNMFLNEEEYSDEDQLTTIATLLQHGQHLYERNDKFKFGNHQTKGVSALAMLAILFRDFEGTDLWLERAMLRLGEHLDREINGDGFQFERSIHYHMSDINNYFYVYQFSKLNSVEVDKEWEDKLRGLFTTLVKVAYPDRSAPVLQDDTEIPWAEKNDISGAMTLGYLLFEDPEFGYFATNKVDDRIYWFLSNEQVQLLKNIDQKRPTYGSMAFRDTHYYIMREGWEPDDKMMIVSAGLDPDKPDHQHGDMLGVQAMANGHAILPNYQVRYSLKDFDLFKNSMVKNVALVDDKLQGMRWKSNKGGSGFGKFGELPSPEVITWETNSDFDLFVGRHDGFEDIGVDYSRQVIYVKDDFWIVKDNFSSDQPHVYKQVWQGHYTHENGPDLIRATEHDASGHDIFQLVSLDSVFSSGARGKHWSVLSKDNQKDFSFLTIIYPYRGYSNRIDEDAEKKNFYDWKLNQSEWEIIGSNPVSISSSKGTYLFSVKELQIQNRKIQLSEEADLFLLHKDNQLFIYSIDSRELTITLTSGSRSKSLTSVLKPGEVLVTDN is encoded by the coding sequence ATGAAGCGAAAAGCCTTTTGGACAACTTTACTTCTTTCAACCCTAATGAACCATAAAAGTTTGGCTCAACCGATTCCTTCAAATTCAGTAATACCGGTTGATGAACTAGCAAACTATTTGAATGAAAGTGCTCGAAAGGAATTCTCTGACTTCAGAGACTCAACGTTAGCAATGTATTTCAGGGAAAAATTCTCGGAACGTTTTTTTTACGACTACAGAAGCTTCGGTGATCGGTTACTGAATTACAACACTATTTTCAAAAATCAGCAAAATCATAAAAAACGTGCTTTGGATCACATAGGAAAATACAATGATTCCACACAGTGGATACTTCCATTCAATTATTCAAATGGTGATCCTGTCAATGCTTATGCGTTACGTCACCTCGCTCGCCAGCACAAGATGGTGGACATTGCGTTTTTTTACTTCAATGAGAAGAGAGATCCAGAACTGATTAAATATTTCGAAAATCAAATGCAGTCTTTGAATGCTGCACTTCAAGCTAAGAAGTATGAAACGATTGAAGATGGAAACGGTGTTTACGAGGCATTCAGATCGGGGTATCGCATACTAAACTGGCTGTGGATTCACAATATGTTTTTGAATGAGGAGGAGTACTCTGATGAAGATCAGTTGACCACTATTGCTACTTTGCTTCAGCACGGGCAGCACCTTTACGAAAGAAACGACAAGTTTAAGTTTGGCAACCATCAGACCAAAGGGGTTTCCGCACTTGCTATGTTGGCGATTTTGTTTAGAGATTTTGAAGGAACAGATCTATGGCTGGAACGTGCGATGTTGAGGCTTGGTGAACATTTGGATAGAGAAATAAATGGTGACGGTTTTCAGTTTGAACGATCGATACATTATCACATGAGTGACATCAATAATTATTTTTATGTCTATCAATTTTCTAAACTTAATTCCGTCGAAGTAGACAAGGAATGGGAGGATAAACTTAGAGGTTTGTTCACCACTTTGGTGAAAGTGGCATACCCTGATCGTAGTGCACCTGTGCTGCAAGACGACACGGAAATCCCATGGGCCGAGAAGAATGATATCTCTGGTGCAATGACCCTTGGCTATCTCCTTTTTGAAGATCCCGAATTTGGATACTTTGCTACAAATAAGGTAGACGACCGTATCTACTGGTTTCTGAGCAATGAGCAAGTTCAACTATTGAAAAACATAGATCAGAAGAGGCCGACCTATGGATCTATGGCATTTAGGGACACACATTATTACATCATGAGAGAAGGTTGGGAACCTGATGATAAAATGATGATTGTGAGCGCGGGTTTGGACCCAGACAAACCAGATCACCAACATGGAGATATGCTGGGTGTTCAAGCCATGGCCAATGGTCACGCAATCTTGCCCAATTATCAGGTGAGATATTCGCTCAAGGATTTTGACCTGTTCAAAAATTCGATGGTAAAAAATGTAGCACTAGTCGATGACAAGCTTCAGGGAATGAGATGGAAATCTAACAAAGGAGGAAGCGGATTTGGCAAGTTTGGAGAACTCCCCAGTCCGGAAGTGATCACTTGGGAGACCAATAGTGATTTTGATTTATTCGTCGGTCGCCATGATGGGTTTGAGGATATTGGAGTTGATTACTCAAGACAGGTTATTTACGTGAAAGATGACTTTTGGATAGTAAAGGATAATTTTTCATCCGATCAACCACATGTATACAAGCAGGTTTGGCAAGGACACTATACACATGAAAATGGTCCTGACCTGATTCGCGCAACAGAACACGATGCATCCGGGCATGACATTTTTCAACTGGTCTCATTGGATTCAGTTTTTAGTTCAGGAGCTAGAGGAAAGCACTGGAGTGTGTTGTCCAAGGATAATCAGAAGGACTTTAGCTTTTTGACAATCATTTATCCTTATCGAGGCTACAGTAATCGTATAGATGAAGATGCCGAAAAGAAGAACTTCTACGATTGGAAATTGAATCAGTCTGAATGGGAAATAATAGGTAGTAATCCAGTCAGTATCAGTTCCAGCAAGGGGACCTATTTATTTAGTGTGAAAGAACTACAAATCCAAAATCGGAAAATTCAACTTTCCGAAGAAGCAGATTTGTTCTTACTTCATAAAGACAATCAACTCTTCATTTATTCAATCGATAGCAGAGAGCTTACGATTACTTTAACCTCTGGCAGCCGAAGTAAGAGTTTAACCAGTGTT